In Bacteroidales bacterium, a genomic segment contains:
- a CDS encoding TonB-dependent receptor has product MNRIFLSILLLVISFFNIKGQDLTQNIWGNILDRDTKIPLEGVNVVVVNSNPQKGAISDSKGYYSISNVLLGRVSLKFSLVGYKSCIMQNLELFSGKELNINIELEREVLAIDEVIVKASREKALNNLAPISARQISIDQTSSYAGSRNDISRIAANYPGVSNVNDGRNDIVIRGNSPNGLLWRLDGLDIPGPQHFSGIGSNGGFISMVNYNTIANSDFLTGAFPSEYGNATSGIFDLNFRNGNFRKREYMFQIGALGTEFMLEGPFSKNSEASYLINYRFSTTSILKALGLNLGYAGQADYQDAMFKFNIPTKKIGTFSFFGIGGNNVFKVLFKNSDNSTFNEVMTENNDTYYTSGMGAMGVSHLYHLNTKMFIKTTFGVTGKFENVNIDSISLPSNAAIPFFRSETSKEKLTIQTFLRYTINSRINSKTGIILDRNYFNLASYFRNIDGSIKQFDRNGIGEINLYRAYTHWQYKVLDNVTINTGVHFQYLNMNKTYSIEPRFGVNYQVTQNNTISLGYGHHEQMQTLHTYYVSTNTPSGVINTNKNLGFIRSQHFVIGDQVKLSSNSTLKVEGYYQYLYDLPIQGGRKSSYSMSNDGSTYITPTEDSLINKGTGRNYGIELSLEKLYNQGYYYLISTSLFDSKYKGSDGVLRNTAFNGNYILNFLLGKEFKIGEQSKIIFDIKTCYAGGRKYTPIDAEESKIQNKAVFIDNLAYSKKQNDYFRTDFKITYRLNRTKVMHDFFINIDNVFNTKNVFTQIYSVRTKQLEYVYQLGIFPTFQYKLYF; this is encoded by the coding sequence ATGAATAGAATATTTTTGAGCATATTGCTTCTAGTAATTAGTTTTTTTAATATAAAAGGACAGGATTTAACACAAAATATTTGGGGAAATATTTTGGATAGAGATACAAAAATCCCTTTAGAGGGGGTAAATGTAGTGGTAGTGAATTCAAATCCCCAAAAAGGTGCTATTAGTGATAGTAAAGGTTATTATTCTATTTCTAATGTGCTTTTAGGGCGTGTGAGTTTGAAATTCTCACTTGTTGGTTATAAAAGCTGCATAATGCAAAATTTAGAGCTATTTTCAGGTAAAGAGCTAAATATAAATATTGAACTTGAACGTGAAGTTTTGGCAATTGATGAAGTCATTGTTAAAGCTTCAAGAGAAAAGGCTCTAAACAACTTAGCCCCAATAAGTGCGAGACAAATTAGTATAGATCAAACTAGTAGTTATGCTGGTTCAAGGAATGATATCTCAAGGATTGCTGCAAATTATCCAGGAGTTTCAAATGTTAATGATGGGAGGAATGATATTGTAATACGGGGAAACTCACCTAACGGATTACTCTGGCGCTTGGATGGGTTAGATATCCCAGGGCCACAACATTTTTCAGGTATTGGGAGTAATGGCGGCTTTATAAGTATGGTTAACTATAATACTATAGCTAATTCTGATTTTTTAACGGGAGCGTTTCCCTCAGAATATGGTAATGCAACTTCTGGCATTTTTGATTTAAATTTCCGAAATGGAAACTTTAGAAAACGAGAATATATGTTTCAAATTGGAGCATTAGGTACTGAATTTATGCTTGAAGGCCCATTTTCTAAAAATTCAGAAGCATCTTATTTGATTAACTATAGATTCTCTACTACATCAATTTTAAAAGCACTTGGACTTAATTTAGGTTATGCAGGACAAGCAGATTATCAGGATGCTATGTTTAAGTTTAATATTCCTACAAAAAAAATTGGCACATTTTCTTTTTTCGGAATTGGTGGCAATAATGTTTTTAAAGTACTTTTTAAGAATTCAGATAACAGTACTTTCAATGAGGTAATGACTGAAAATAACGATACTTATTATACTTCTGGTATGGGAGCTATGGGTGTATCTCATTTATATCATTTAAATACTAAAATGTTTATTAAGACTACATTTGGGGTAACCGGGAAATTTGAAAATGTAAATATTGATTCGATAAGTTTACCTTCTAATGCTGCTATACCTTTTTTTCGTTCCGAAACCTCTAAGGAAAAGCTGACTATTCAAACCTTTTTAAGATATACTATTAATTCAAGAATTAATTCCAAAACGGGTATAATACTAGATCGTAATTATTTTAATTTGGCCAGTTATTTCAGAAATATTGATGGAAGTATAAAACAATTTGATAGAAATGGTATAGGTGAAATTAATTTGTATCGCGCATATACACACTGGCAATATAAGGTATTGGATAATGTAACAATTAACACAGGTGTACATTTTCAATATTTAAATATGAACAAAACGTATAGTATTGAACCGCGATTTGGTGTTAATTACCAAGTAACTCAAAATAATACTATTAGCTTGGGTTATGGGCATCATGAACAAATGCAGACATTGCATACTTATTATGTATCAACAAATACACCTAGTGGAGTAATAAATACAAATAAGAACTTAGGGTTTATCAGAAGTCAGCATTTTGTGATAGGGGATCAAGTGAAACTTAGTAGTAATAGTACACTCAAGGTTGAAGGATATTATCAATATTTATATGATTTACCTATACAAGGAGGGCGTAAAAGCAGCTATTCAATGTCAAATGATGGAAGTACTTATATAACTCCTACAGAAGACAGCCTAATTAATAAAGGTACTGGTAGAAATTACGGTATTGAATTATCTTTAGAAAAGCTTTATAACCAAGGGTATTATTATTTAATATCAACATCACTATTTGATAGCAAATATAAGGGAAGTGACGGTGTTTTAAGAAATACAGCATTTAATGGAAACTATATTTTAAATTTCCTTTTAGGAAAAGAATTTAAAATTGGAGAACAGAGTAAAATAATTTTTGATATTAAAACATGTTATGCTGGTGGCAGAAAATATACACCAATTGATGCCGAAGAATCAAAAATTCAAAATAAAGCTGTGTTTATTGATAACCTTGCATATAGTAAAAAACAAAACGACTATTTTCGAACAGATTTTAAAATTACCTATAGGCTGAATCGAACTAAAGTTATGCATGATTTTTTTATAAATATTGATAATGTTTTTAATACAAAAAATGTATTTACTCAAATATATAGTGTTCGTACCAAACAACTTGAATATGTATATCAGCTAGGTATATTTCCAACATTTCAATATAAACTTTATTTTTAG
- a CDS encoding glycosyl transferase, UDP-glucuronosyltransferase, with product MSNILFASIPLNGHIAPMLTIAEELVKNGHIVKWYSSNRFEEPITRTGASFIGLKHAFDLTDELDLCFPERMKMKGVKKAKYDTIKLCIEPIPLIIQDIEEVLLTFNADIIIADNFFWSALVLKKKRQIPVVLIGISIFIMTSKDTAPQGTGLYPNNTLLGKIRNTLLNFIFKKIASVDLQIYYNRILTEKCKLPKLETHFTNLPEMCDLYLQCTIPSFEYPRSDLSKNVKFIGSKFQNYPKEFNLPKWWNCIKNTKKPIVHVTQGTLSLNLDDLIIPTCKALEGENVIVIASCGRKEMDSLIRESFKPNIFIESFIPYELLFEHIDILITNGGYGTVNIAMRYGVPVIVAGETEEKPEIAVRVEWSGLGINLKTSRPSTKDIKGAVEEILNNNSYRFKAIELSNEYKKYNTSELANNYISEILNCK from the coding sequence ATGAGTAATATTCTTTTTGCTTCGATACCCTTAAATGGCCATATTGCTCCAATGCTTACAATTGCAGAAGAGTTGGTGAAAAATGGCCATATTGTAAAATGGTATTCTTCAAATAGATTTGAAGAGCCGATCACCAGAACCGGGGCATCATTTATTGGCTTAAAACATGCATTTGACCTCACAGATGAACTGGATTTATGTTTTCCTGAAAGGATGAAAATGAAAGGAGTAAAAAAAGCCAAGTATGATACAATTAAGTTATGCATCGAACCTATTCCCTTAATAATTCAAGATATTGAGGAAGTATTATTGACATTTAATGCTGATATAATAATAGCAGATAACTTCTTTTGGTCAGCCCTGGTGTTGAAAAAGAAAAGACAAATTCCAGTTGTTTTAATTGGTATTTCAATTTTCATTATGACAAGCAAGGATACTGCACCTCAAGGCACAGGCTTGTATCCAAATAACACACTACTCGGTAAAATAAGAAATACGCTACTCAATTTTATATTTAAAAAAATTGCATCTGTTGACTTACAAATATACTACAATCGCATACTTACAGAAAAATGCAAATTGCCAAAATTAGAAACACATTTTACCAATTTGCCTGAAATGTGTGACCTTTATTTGCAATGTACAATACCTTCATTTGAATACCCTAGAAGCGATCTCTCAAAAAATGTAAAATTTATAGGTTCTAAATTTCAAAATTATCCCAAAGAATTCAACTTACCCAAATGGTGGAATTGTATCAAAAATACGAAAAAGCCTATCGTTCATGTTACACAAGGCACATTAAGTTTAAACCTTGATGATTTAATAATACCTACCTGCAAAGCATTAGAAGGAGAAAATGTTATAGTAATTGCTTCATGTGGGAGAAAAGAAATGGATAGTTTAATCCGTGAATCATTTAAACCTAATATTTTTATTGAAAGTTTTATCCCTTATGAGTTACTTTTTGAGCATATTGATATATTAATTACAAACGGGGGTTATGGAACTGTTAATATAGCAATGCGTTATGGAGTACCGGTAATTGTAGCTGGCGAAACCGAAGAAAAACCTGAAATTGCTGTTCGTGTCGAATGGTCTGGGTTAGGGATTAATTTGAAAACCAGCAGGCCTAGCACTAAAGATATCAAAGGAGCGGTTGAGGAAATTTTAAATAACAATAGTTATAGGTTTAAGGCTATTGAATTAAGCAATGAATATAAAAAATACAATACTAGCGAATTAGCAAATAACTACATAAGTGAAATATTAAATTGTAAATAA
- a CDS encoding radical SAM protein produces the protein MMEKSTSFLISYNSIPSSLDSLMPDNGLINLASSLTQAGHKTKIFDYSTVSHIKEVFTDEIHNELIKAYNKLNERNNLQNSLKRFKEINLVISQRKADVLKNSIIKKLLLEIENAKPDFVGFKLWTGEGFVGSIEIAEAIKAKHPEIKIIGGGPHNDYFYERTFEFTEIFDVLAYGEGEETIIDLAEWSIQKKELIDIKNIIYKTNGKPVINAIKRVENLDLHAVPLYDLDIYPALKGNDKINIIMIDESRGCPNCCNFCPHPKKSGKKWRKRSPENIIKIFKDASEKCNTNCFRLAGSNPPAELIEEICKKILEHKLKIQFVSFGYARNSSAKFYSLLKEAGCYSILFGIESGNPDILKHTMNKKTTVEKMKEAISLCKNAGIKATASLIVPAPGETMQSFLDTQKLCIDLGIDGISLCMPGVIPGSEWFEKKEKYNIELDADYYSKMMTYTIRFLMPPPLWETLPYKIDGRNFYEMMVITDILNTYLEKNGINTGINEITLLFADKLNYSNSEMRDVNRNIFVTGNFNKIEELVTKFNKEVSLT, from the coding sequence ATGATGGAAAAAAGTACTAGTTTCTTAATAAGCTACAATAGCATACCTTCAAGCCTTGATTCACTTATGCCTGATAACGGATTAATAAATCTGGCATCAAGTTTAACACAAGCAGGACATAAGACCAAAATTTTTGATTATAGTACTGTCTCTCACATCAAGGAGGTGTTTACTGATGAAATACACAATGAGCTTATTAAAGCATATAATAAGCTAAATGAAAGAAATAATCTTCAAAACTCACTTAAGAGATTTAAAGAAATTAACCTTGTGATTTCTCAAAGAAAAGCAGATGTTTTAAAAAACAGTATAATCAAGAAATTATTATTAGAAATAGAAAATGCAAAACCGGATTTTGTTGGTTTTAAATTATGGACAGGAGAAGGTTTTGTTGGGAGTATAGAAATAGCTGAAGCAATAAAAGCAAAACATCCAGAAATAAAGATTATTGGAGGTGGGCCACATAATGATTACTTTTATGAGAGAACATTTGAATTTACAGAAATTTTTGATGTTTTAGCATATGGTGAAGGAGAAGAAACAATAATTGATCTAGCAGAATGGAGCATACAGAAAAAAGAACTTATTGACATAAAGAATATTATTTATAAGACAAACGGAAAGCCAGTAATAAATGCTATTAAAAGGGTTGAAAATCTTGATTTACATGCAGTACCACTTTACGATCTAGATATTTATCCGGCGTTAAAAGGTAACGACAAAATAAATATTATTATGATAGATGAGAGCAGAGGTTGCCCGAATTGTTGCAATTTTTGCCCTCATCCCAAAAAAAGCGGGAAAAAGTGGAGAAAAAGAAGTCCCGAGAATATTATTAAAATATTTAAGGATGCAAGCGAAAAGTGTAATACAAATTGCTTTAGACTAGCAGGATCGAACCCCCCAGCTGAATTAATTGAAGAAATTTGTAAAAAAATATTAGAGCATAAATTAAAAATTCAATTTGTTTCATTTGGTTATGCTAGAAATTCTTCCGCTAAATTTTATAGTCTTTTAAAGGAGGCCGGTTGCTATTCAATACTTTTTGGTATAGAATCAGGAAATCCTGACATTTTAAAGCACACCATGAACAAAAAAACAACCGTTGAAAAAATGAAAGAAGCAATTTCGTTGTGCAAGAATGCTGGAATTAAGGCGACTGCTAGTTTAATAGTCCCAGCCCCTGGAGAAACTATGCAAAGTTTTTTAGACACACAGAAATTATGTATTGATTTAGGTATAGACGGTATTAGTCTTTGTATGCCAGGAGTAATACCTGGTTCAGAATGGTTTGAAAAAAAGGAGAAATACAATATTGAATTGGATGCTGATTACTATTCCAAAATGATGACTTATACAATTCGGTTTTTAATGCCACCACCTTTATGGGAAACTTTACCTTATAAAATTGATGGGCGTAATTTTTATGAAATGATGGTAATTACAGATATACTTAATACCTACTTAGAAAAAAACGGTATAAATACAGGCATTAATGAAATAACATTATTATTTGCAGATAAACTGAATTATTCAAACTCAGAAATGAGAGATGTGAATAGAAATATTTTTGTAACCGGCAATTTTAATAAAATTGAGGAGCTGGTCACGAAGTTTAATAAAGAGGTAAGCCTAACTTGA